Proteins encoded in a region of the Paramagnetospirillum magneticum AMB-1 genome:
- a CDS encoding DegT/DnrJ/EryC1/StrS family aminotransferase gives MFYELASPTWGEEENAAAEQVIRSGFYTMGAQVKAFEAEFAAYMGMRHGIMVNSGSSANLVAVASLFFKADRPLQRGDEVIVPAISWATTYHPLQQYGLKLRFVDVELDSLNMDVSQLDAALTDRTRAIVGVSILGNPAAMDVIRAFADKHSLYVLEDNCESLDAELNGRKLGTFGHLNTFSFFFSHHISTMEGGMVLTDDDELADLCRAMRAHGWTRDLSPDTTLYSKRSNDHYEAYRFLFPGYNVRPLEIEAAVGREQLKKLPAFTARRRENLALFQRLFGNDDRFIIQRENGRSSAFSFTLILNPKLDIDREKVFAALKEADIGFRIITGGCFLRHDCLKFYDYDVVGGGVPNAETAHDFGLFVGNHPVDLTAQITRFHEVLDRNCR, from the coding sequence ATGTTCTATGAACTTGCCAGCCCCACCTGGGGGGAAGAGGAAAACGCGGCCGCCGAGCAGGTCATCCGCAGCGGCTTCTACACCATGGGCGCCCAGGTGAAGGCCTTTGAGGCCGAGTTTGCCGCCTATATGGGCATGCGCCACGGCATCATGGTCAATTCGGGCTCGTCGGCCAATCTGGTGGCGGTGGCCTCCTTGTTCTTCAAGGCCGACCGCCCCCTCCAGCGCGGCGACGAGGTCATCGTCCCGGCCATTTCCTGGGCCACCACTTACCATCCGCTGCAGCAATACGGGCTGAAGCTGCGCTTTGTCGATGTGGAGCTGGACAGCCTCAACATGGATGTGTCGCAGTTGGATGCGGCGCTGACCGACAGGACGCGGGCCATCGTCGGCGTCTCGATTCTGGGCAACCCGGCGGCCATGGACGTGATTCGCGCCTTTGCCGACAAGCATTCACTCTACGTGCTGGAAGACAATTGCGAATCCCTGGATGCAGAGCTGAACGGGCGCAAGCTGGGCACCTTCGGGCATCTCAACACCTTCAGCTTCTTCTTCTCGCACCATATCTCCACCATGGAAGGCGGCATGGTGCTGACCGACGACGATGAACTGGCGGATCTGTGCCGGGCCATGCGCGCCCATGGCTGGACCCGTGATCTGTCGCCCGACACAACACTGTATTCCAAGCGGTCCAACGACCATTACGAGGCCTATCGCTTCCTGTTCCCAGGCTACAATGTCCGGCCCCTGGAAATCGAGGCGGCGGTGGGGCGCGAGCAGTTGAAGAAGCTGCCGGCCTTCACGGCGCGGCGGCGCGAGAATCTCGCCCTGTTCCAGCGGCTGTTCGGCAACGACGACCGCTTCATCATCCAGCGCGAGAATGGCCGCTCCTCGGCTTTCTCGTTCACCCTGATCCTCAATCCCAAGCTGGACATCGACCGGGAAAAGGTCTTCGCGGCCCTCAAAGAGGCCGATATCGGCTTCCGCATTATCACCGGCGGCTGCTTCCTGCGCCACGACTGCCTCAAGTTCTATGATTATGATGTGGTCGGCGGCGGGGTGCCCAATGCCGAGACAGCCCATGATTTCGGGCTCTTCGTCGGGAACCACCCGGTGGATCTGACCGCCCAGATCACCCGCTTCCACGAGGTTCTCGACCGTAACTGCCGGTGA
- a CDS encoding class I SAM-dependent methyltransferase → MLRKTVDNAPAPTPVSARIPYTACPLCASGDFAALGYADCTHHPLYQDILPAQMVWCRCNACAHVFTDGYFTEAAARVIFSKTNESQAVGHDAEGQRRVSARIVERVARHVSGGDWLDVGFGNGSLLFTAQEFGFGPVGTDLRSDGVAALAALGYEAYCQPLEQLDMPGRFAVISMADVLEHMPYPRTALDKARSLLRPDGAIFVSMPNMSSMVWRLLDQQMLNPYWPEIEHYHNFSRERLYALLEDHGFTPVNFAVSERYRVCMEVIAIRK, encoded by the coding sequence GTGTTAAGGAAGACCGTGGACAACGCCCCCGCCCCGACGCCGGTTTCCGCCCGTATCCCCTATACCGCGTGCCCTCTCTGCGCCAGTGGAGATTTCGCAGCGCTCGGCTATGCCGACTGCACCCACCATCCCCTGTATCAGGACATCCTGCCCGCCCAGATGGTCTGGTGCCGGTGCAATGCCTGCGCCCACGTCTTCACCGACGGCTATTTCACCGAGGCCGCCGCCCGGGTGATCTTCTCCAAGACCAATGAAAGTCAGGCGGTCGGGCACGATGCCGAAGGGCAGCGGCGGGTCTCGGCCCGCATCGTCGAGCGCGTCGCCCGCCATGTGTCGGGCGGTGACTGGCTGGATGTGGGCTTCGGCAACGGCTCGCTGCTGTTCACCGCCCAGGAGTTCGGCTTTGGCCCGGTGGGAACCGACTTGCGCAGCGACGGCGTCGCCGCCCTGGCGGCGCTGGGCTACGAGGCCTATTGCCAGCCCCTGGAACAGCTCGACATGCCGGGACGATTTGCCGTGATCAGCATGGCCGATGTGCTGGAGCATATGCCCTATCCCCGCACCGCCCTGGACAAGGCCCGTTCCCTGCTGCGGCCCGACGGGGCGATCTTCGTGTCCATGCCCAACATGTCCAGCATGGTCTGGCGCCTGCTCGACCAGCAGATGCTCAATCCCTATTGGCCCGAGATCGAGCATTATCACAATTTCAGCCGGGAACGGCTTTACGCCCTGCTGGAGGACCATGGTTTCACGCCGGTGAACTTCGCCGTCAGCGAGCGCTACCGCGTCTGCATGGAAGTCATCGCCATCAGGAAGTGA
- a CDS encoding pyridoxal phosphate-dependent aminotransferase, which yields MTEDLKFSARGRALVGQKMFAVLEQARRIETAGEKVYHLELGNPRLAPHPAMLSRTVQALVEREVGYTQSAGHPSLRQAIADLRARTWGHTVTEANVVISPANLIISQFLDLVCDPGDRVVFFTPAFPSYWAAAIHIGLKVESVPLDLATGYDLSDDAVDRALALAPKAIIVNSANNPTGAVYDRAQLERLAVECDRRGIWLLSDETYGEISFGRPFHTLGGLELPRLVVMSSFSKLFSVPGYRIGFLIAHPKVAEKFALSVSTLISCLPIFTQLGCVAALDHLDKYTEEVRHHCTVMTDWCSEALRKSQRLAFVPPKAGFYFFLDISACGLDDLSFSSMLLERHQTAVTPGSSFSPDMTGHIRIATCGAALDVHEGVRRVVALAESL from the coding sequence ATGACGGAAGACCTGAAATTCTCGGCGCGAGGCAGAGCGCTGGTCGGCCAAAAAATGTTCGCCGTCCTGGAACAAGCCCGCCGGATCGAGACCGCCGGAGAGAAGGTCTACCATCTGGAACTGGGCAATCCCCGCCTTGCCCCCCATCCAGCCATGCTGTCGCGCACCGTCCAGGCCCTGGTCGAGCGCGAGGTGGGCTATACCCAGTCCGCCGGGCACCCCTCTCTGCGCCAGGCCATCGCCGACCTGCGCGCGCGCACCTGGGGCCATACCGTTACCGAAGCCAATGTGGTGATCAGCCCGGCCAACCTGATCATCAGCCAGTTTCTTGATCTGGTCTGCGATCCAGGTGACCGGGTGGTATTCTTCACCCCCGCCTTCCCCAGCTATTGGGCGGCGGCCATCCACATCGGCCTCAAGGTTGAGAGCGTGCCGCTGGACCTCGCCACCGGCTACGACCTCAGCGATGACGCCGTGGACCGCGCCCTGGCCCTGGCCCCCAAGGCGATCATTGTCAATTCCGCCAATAACCCCACGGGAGCCGTCTACGACCGCGCCCAGTTGGAGCGCTTGGCGGTGGAGTGCGACCGGCGCGGTATCTGGCTGCTGTCAGATGAAACCTATGGCGAGATCAGCTTCGGACGGCCGTTCCATACGCTGGGCGGGCTGGAACTGCCCCGGCTGGTGGTGATGTCGTCGTTCTCAAAGCTGTTCTCGGTACCGGGCTACCGCATCGGTTTTCTCATCGCCCACCCCAAGGTGGCCGAGAAATTCGCCCTGTCTGTGTCGACGCTGATTTCCTGCCTGCCCATCTTCACCCAGTTGGGCTGCGTCGCGGCACTGGACCATCTGGACAAGTATACCGAGGAGGTGCGGCACCACTGCACCGTGATGACCGACTGGTGCTCTGAGGCCTTGCGAAAGAGCCAGCGCCTGGCCTTCGTGCCGCCCAAGGCGGGGTTCTACTTCTTCCTCGACATTTCGGCCTGCGGCCTGGACGACCTCAGCTTCTCCAGCATGCTGCTGGAACGCCACCAGACCGCCGTGACGCCGGGCAGCAGCTTCTCGCCCGACATGACCGGCCACATCCGCATCGCCACCTGCGGCGCGGCCCTCGACGTCCACGAGGGCGTCCGCCGAGTGGTGGCCCTGGCGGAATCCCTTTGA
- a CDS encoding MFS transporter yields the protein MTGKVRLNAPRHKAFAALGAPRFRRFFAGQALSILGTWVQSVAMSWLVYRLTGSAVLLGVTAFLSQAPQLVISPLAGLFIDRFDRRRLFLCVQALMIAQAALLAAITALGVVTPAHLVGLAALFGVLNSVDTPLRQSMLGGMVEDRALLRNAIALNASLFNSARFVGPPLAGLILSFTSESWCFAINAASFLGVAFAVWRQPPQPPSGASGGMAEAFRQGLAFAWNNQTIRTLLFSVAALNLAGSAYGVLMPILAKEGFAGDASTLGWLLGATGGGALAATLLVATRQRLEQLLRLVIMGWGCAALGLGGLGLSPSLTPALAAAFCIGLGISSVNVSTNALLQSMAPDAIRGRVISYFTALRFGMDALGGLAAGAMAAGLGVAGTLGLEAGLVAAGALAMATLSRRIKATEA from the coding sequence ATGACAGGAAAGGTCAGATTAAACGCTCCCCGGCATAAGGCCTTCGCCGCCCTCGGAGCCCCCCGCTTCCGCCGCTTCTTCGCGGGTCAGGCGCTGTCCATCCTGGGAACCTGGGTGCAGAGCGTCGCCATGAGCTGGCTGGTCTATCGCCTGACCGGCTCGGCGGTGCTGCTGGGCGTCACCGCCTTTCTGTCCCAGGCGCCGCAGTTGGTGATCTCGCCCCTGGCCGGGTTGTTCATCGACCGCTTCGACCGCCGCCGCCTGTTCCTGTGCGTCCAGGCGCTGATGATCGCCCAGGCGGCCCTGCTGGCGGCCATCACCGCCCTGGGGGTGGTGACGCCGGCCCATCTGGTGGGGCTGGCGGCGCTGTTCGGCGTGCTCAACAGCGTCGACACGCCGCTGCGCCAATCCATGCTGGGGGGCATGGTCGAGGACCGCGCCCTGCTGCGCAACGCCATTGCGCTGAACGCCTCGCTGTTCAATTCGGCGCGCTTCGTCGGCCCGCCGCTGGCCGGGCTGATCTTGTCCTTCACCTCGGAAAGCTGGTGCTTCGCCATCAATGCCGCCTCGTTCCTGGGCGTGGCCTTCGCCGTCTGGCGCCAGCCGCCCCAGCCGCCCTCCGGGGCCTCGGGGGGAATGGCCGAGGCCTTTCGCCAGGGGCTGGCCTTCGCCTGGAACAACCAGACCATCCGGACGCTGTTGTTCAGTGTGGCGGCACTCAATCTGGCGGGCTCGGCCTATGGGGTGCTGATGCCCATCCTGGCCAAGGAGGGGTTCGCCGGCGATGCCAGCACCCTGGGCTGGCTGCTGGGCGCCACCGGCGGCGGGGCGCTGGCCGCCACCCTGCTGGTGGCCACCCGCCAGCGCCTGGAGCAGCTTTTGCGGCTGGTGATCATGGGCTGGGGCTGCGCGGCGCTGGGGCTGGGCGGATTGGGCCTCAGTCCCAGCCTGACGCCCGCCCTGGCGGCGGCGTTCTGCATCGGGCTGGGGATCAGCTCGGTCAACGTCTCCACCAACGCCCTGCTGCAATCCATGGCGCCCGACGCCATTCGCGGCCGGGTGATTTCCTACTTCACGGCGCTGCGCTTCGGCATGGATGCCCTGGGCGGGCTGGCGGCGGGCGCCATGGCCGCCGGGCTGGGCGTCGCCGGGACATTGGGGCTGGAGGCCGGACTGGTGGCGGCGGGCGCCCTGGCCATGGCCACCCTCTCCCGGCGGATCAAGGCCACCGAGGCCTGA
- a CDS encoding NAD-dependent epimerase/dehydratase family protein, producing MYNILVTGGAGYLGSIMVPALLAAGHKVTVVDNFMFKQVSLAHCCSDPNFSVVRGDVRDMALMKRLLVGADVVIPLAALVGAPLCKADPFGAESINLTAQIELMKALSPNQRVLMPITNSGYGIGESGKFCTEETPMRPISLYGIHKVEVEKAVLDHSNSISFRLATVFGMAPRPRLDLLVNDFVYRAVYDRFVVLFESHFKRNFIHVRDVTGAFMHGLTNFETMKNRPYNVGLSSANLSKWELCEVIKKHLPDFVFVDAPMGEDPDKRDYIVSNERLEATGWAPQYDLDKGVVDLIKGYTMLKNTIYTNI from the coding sequence ATGTACAACATTCTGGTGACCGGCGGCGCCGGCTATCTCGGGTCGATCATGGTGCCGGCCCTGCTGGCCGCCGGCCACAAGGTCACGGTGGTGGACAACTTCATGTTCAAGCAGGTGTCCCTGGCCCATTGCTGCTCGGACCCCAATTTCAGCGTCGTCCGGGGCGACGTGCGCGACATGGCGCTGATGAAGCGCCTGCTGGTGGGTGCCGACGTGGTCATCCCCCTGGCCGCCCTGGTGGGGGCGCCGCTGTGCAAGGCCGACCCCTTTGGTGCCGAAAGCATCAACCTGACCGCTCAGATCGAGCTGATGAAGGCGCTGTCGCCCAACCAGCGGGTCCTGATGCCCATCACCAATTCCGGCTACGGCATCGGTGAAAGCGGCAAGTTCTGTACCGAGGAAACGCCCATGCGGCCCATTTCGCTGTATGGCATCCACAAGGTCGAGGTGGAAAAGGCGGTACTGGACCACAGCAATTCCATCAGCTTCCGTCTGGCCACGGTGTTCGGCATGGCGCCCCGGCCGCGCCTCGACCTGCTGGTCAACGACTTCGTCTACCGCGCCGTCTACGACCGTTTCGTGGTGCTGTTCGAAAGCCACTTCAAGCGCAACTTTATCCATGTGCGCGACGTGACGGGCGCCTTCATGCACGGGCTGACCAATTTCGAGACCATGAAGAACCGGCCCTACAATGTGGGCCTGTCCTCCGCCAATCTGTCCAAGTGGGAATTGTGCGAAGTCATCAAGAAGCACCTGCCTGACTTCGTCTTCGTGGACGCGCCCATGGGCGAGGATCCGGACAAGCGGGACTACATCGTTTCCAACGAGCGTCTCGAGGCCACCGGCTGGGCGCCGCAATACGACCTGGACAAGGGTGTCGTCGACCTGATCAAGGGCTATACCATGCTGAAGAACACCATCTACACCAACATCTGA
- a CDS encoding glycosyltransferase family protein, which yields MTTIKKTPFPLRLPENRLQAIHPSLDAAFEAHDYLYVARYGEDRPELRGCSLILLGNRVGGELVLDRHNVHTARSCLYRAFGAWRDDDLGEAERQIAEGLKLKGEAKRLKRLQDLIARQTCRVVIHTDFGRPDRLRGFYQIPGIDLIISSHMLGDPATTLPMGQSLASMVPPGPPVDLVLVDDFKMVPVGLRDLGAPVVVNPHDHEWYYEILDELMPEVDLVVNLSSWEEVELNRAFGVPGTSFYYIMSLLIPQISGLKEVYEDPRRRQLDLVFTGGITHDFYRDKRQRIAPLARLDPAFQVRVIEGYLNHDEFYGLLRETRFTIHSARTTNSMTTRSFESLATGTFQLVEEENGVPYIFSQKFECFPVFRLSHVVEDIERHLADYEGMRERFLPQAAQLEKELNDLMPDDEGRRALRFVRQLMFMTQVEMEGRKKADAPLAAPVQRDWVGITEPWHLSNRPDQSQRVFERTRSPHWVRRAVMSTATRTDGWGQRLHEAILQGLAEFPNSLGLNYTLALYLRLVGHPDRADELFKRISEGEFVLEPNETFPGQMDNVNGLYWVADAKIRDRCPALAPYVSEDAVWRSYALNQRADMAITRASSLGGNDAVAEYSRALALLETSLDRFPANESAQRLYLRAAFGMCVNGLDEWRDVFMANFDVAVENDYTVLHDFAPLAVQVLMSRHKVAEAQQVIDRVGQYLARTVITPSLCPEAVHWARIFGLPLRGLDAARAA from the coding sequence ATGACCACCATCAAGAAGACCCCGTTTCCGCTGAGGCTGCCCGAGAACCGGCTGCAGGCCATTCACCCCTCGCTGGACGCGGCGTTCGAGGCCCACGACTATCTCTATGTTGCCCGCTATGGCGAGGATCGGCCCGAGCTGCGCGGCTGTTCGCTGATCCTGCTGGGCAACCGGGTCGGCGGCGAATTGGTGCTGGACCGGCACAATGTTCACACGGCCCGATCGTGCCTGTACCGCGCCTTCGGTGCCTGGCGCGACGACGATCTGGGCGAGGCCGAGCGCCAGATCGCCGAGGGGCTCAAGCTGAAGGGCGAGGCCAAGCGACTCAAGCGGCTGCAGGACCTCATCGCCCGCCAGACCTGCCGCGTGGTGATCCATACCGATTTCGGCCGCCCCGACCGGCTGCGCGGCTTTTATCAGATACCTGGCATCGACCTGATCATCAGTTCGCACATGCTGGGCGATCCCGCCACCACCCTGCCCATGGGGCAATCCCTGGCCAGCATGGTCCCGCCCGGCCCCCCGGTTGATCTGGTGCTGGTCGACGACTTCAAGATGGTGCCTGTGGGCTTGCGCGACCTGGGCGCTCCGGTGGTGGTCAATCCCCACGATCACGAATGGTATTACGAGATCCTCGACGAGCTGATGCCCGAGGTCGATCTGGTGGTGAACCTGAGCTCCTGGGAAGAGGTCGAGCTCAATCGGGCGTTCGGCGTGCCGGGCACCAGTTTCTACTACATCATGTCCCTGCTGATTCCCCAGATCAGCGGGTTGAAGGAGGTCTACGAAGACCCCCGGCGGCGGCAACTGGATCTGGTCTTTACCGGCGGCATCACCCACGACTTCTATCGTGACAAGCGCCAGCGGATCGCCCCACTGGCGCGGCTCGATCCCGCCTTTCAGGTCCGGGTGATCGAGGGGTATCTCAATCACGATGAGTTTTATGGCCTGCTGCGCGAGACCCGCTTCACCATTCACAGCGCACGCACCACCAATTCCATGACCACCCGGTCCTTCGAATCCCTGGCCACCGGCACCTTCCAACTGGTGGAGGAGGAGAACGGCGTTCCCTATATCTTCAGCCAGAAATTCGAGTGCTTTCCCGTCTTCCGCCTATCCCACGTGGTCGAGGATATCGAGCGCCATCTGGCCGATTACGAAGGGATGCGCGAACGGTTCCTGCCTCAGGCGGCGCAGTTGGAAAAGGAACTGAACGATCTGATGCCTGACGACGAGGGGCGCCGCGCCCTGCGCTTTGTCCGCCAGTTGATGTTCATGACCCAGGTGGAGATGGAAGGCCGCAAGAAGGCGGATGCACCCCTGGCCGCGCCGGTCCAGCGCGACTGGGTCGGCATCACCGAGCCCTGGCATCTGAGCAACCGGCCCGATCAGTCCCAGCGGGTGTTCGAGCGCACGCGCTCGCCGCACTGGGTGCGCCGTGCGGTGATGTCGACGGCCACCCGGACGGACGGCTGGGGGCAGCGGCTGCACGAGGCCATCCTGCAGGGCCTGGCCGAATTTCCCAATTCCCTGGGGCTGAACTATACCCTGGCGCTTTATCTGCGGCTGGTGGGGCATCCCGACCGGGCTGATGAGCTGTTCAAGCGCATTTCCGAGGGTGAGTTCGTCCTTGAACCCAATGAGACTTTTCCCGGGCAGATGGACAACGTCAACGGCCTCTACTGGGTGGCCGACGCCAAGATCCGCGACCGCTGCCCGGCCCTGGCACCCTATGTTTCCGAGGATGCCGTCTGGCGCAGCTACGCCCTGAACCAGCGGGCCGACATGGCGATCACCCGCGCCTCGAGCCTCGGTGGCAACGACGCCGTGGCGGAATATTCTCGCGCCTTGGCCTTGCTCGAGACCTCGCTGGACCGCTTCCCCGCCAATGAAAGCGCCCAGCGCCTCTACCTGCGCGCCGCCTTCGGCATGTGCGTCAACGGCCTGGACGAATGGCGCGACGTGTTCATGGCCAACTTCGACGTGGCGGTGGAGAACGATTATACGGTATTGCACGATTTCGCCCCCCTGGCTGTCCAGGTGCTGATGAGCCGCCACAAGGTGGCCGAGGCGCAGCAGGTGATCGACCGGGTTGGGCAATATCTGGCGCGAACGGTGATCACGCCGTCACTTTGCCCAGAAGCCGTCCACTGGGCGCGTATCTTTGGTTTGCCGCTGCGTGGTCTGGATGCGGCGCGAGCCGCCTAG
- the hpaI gene encoding 4-hydroxy-2-oxoheptanedioate aldolase, with product MPTPANPFKRALAEGRPQIGLWVGLANPYTAEICAGAGFDWLLIDGEHAPNDVPGLLAQLQAVAPYPSHPIVRPVIGDTALIKQLLDIGAQTLLVPMIDTPEQAAATVAAMHYPPRGVRGVGAALARASRWGRIGDYLKTASDELCLLLQIETVTGLRNLEAIATTDGVDGIFIGPADLAASLGHLGAPSHPEVQAEIEKALAMLKRLGVPSGILAADETLARKFLAAGATFVAVGIDTMVLSRALSALAATYKDVAPPAQTDRAGY from the coding sequence ATGCCCACACCCGCCAATCCCTTCAAGCGCGCCCTGGCCGAGGGCCGCCCCCAGATCGGCCTGTGGGTTGGCCTTGCCAATCCCTATACGGCGGAAATCTGCGCCGGCGCCGGCTTCGACTGGCTGCTGATTGATGGCGAGCACGCCCCCAACGACGTGCCCGGCCTGCTGGCCCAGTTGCAGGCGGTGGCGCCCTATCCCAGCCACCCCATCGTGCGTCCGGTGATCGGCGACACTGCGCTGATCAAGCAATTGCTCGATATCGGCGCCCAGACCCTGCTGGTCCCCATGATCGATACGCCGGAACAGGCCGCCGCCACGGTGGCGGCCATGCATTACCCCCCCAGGGGCGTGCGCGGCGTGGGCGCCGCCCTGGCGCGGGCCTCGCGCTGGGGACGCATCGGCGATTACCTCAAGACCGCGTCGGACGAACTTTGCCTGCTGCTGCAGATCGAGACGGTCACGGGACTGCGCAACCTGGAGGCCATCGCCACCACCGACGGCGTCGACGGCATCTTCATCGGTCCCGCCGATCTGGCCGCCTCGCTGGGGCATCTGGGGGCACCATCCCACCCCGAGGTGCAGGCCGAGATCGAGAAGGCCCTGGCGATGCTGAAGCGTCTGGGCGTGCCCAGCGGCATCCTGGCCGCCGACGAGACCCTGGCCCGCAAATTTCTGGCGGCGGGGGCGACCTTCGTGGCGGTGGGCATCGACACCATGGTGCTGAGCCGCGCCCTGTCGGCCCTGGCCGCCACCTACAAGGACGTGGCGCCGCCCGCCCAGACGGATCGTGCCGGCTATTAA
- a CDS encoding GDP-L-fucose synthase family protein, whose product MAGANFSLAGKRVFVAGHRGMAGSAILRRLQSEDCETLTVDRLALDLRNQSAVEAWMEDKRPDAVFLAAALVGGIRANSTRPAEFLYDNLAVEMNVIHAAHRVGVSRLLFLGSSCAYPREAAQPMAESSMLTGPLEPTNEAYAIAKIAGIKLCEAYHRQYGRHFMSAVPASLIGPGDRFDAENGHVGAALVMKFHDAVQRGADTVELWGTGSPIREFLYVDDLADACVFLMKSLGGGEIINVGSGIEASIRELAELTARVVGFKGKLSFDTTKPDGMMRKLVDSTRIRAMGWQAATSLEESIRRGYEWYLANSKA is encoded by the coding sequence ATGGCCGGGGCGAATTTTTCTTTGGCGGGCAAGCGGGTGTTCGTGGCGGGTCATCGCGGCATGGCGGGCAGCGCCATCCTCCGCCGCCTGCAATCCGAGGATTGCGAGACTCTCACCGTCGACCGCTTGGCGCTCGATCTTCGCAACCAGTCTGCCGTCGAGGCGTGGATGGAGGACAAACGGCCCGACGCCGTGTTCCTGGCCGCCGCCCTGGTAGGCGGCATCCGCGCCAATTCCACCCGCCCGGCCGAGTTCCTCTATGACAATCTCGCCGTCGAGATGAATGTCATCCATGCGGCCCACCGGGTGGGGGTGTCGCGGCTGCTGTTCCTGGGCTCGTCCTGCGCCTATCCCCGGGAGGCCGCCCAGCCCATGGCCGAGTCCTCCATGCTGACCGGTCCGCTGGAGCCCACCAACGAGGCCTATGCCATCGCCAAGATCGCCGGCATCAAGCTGTGCGAGGCCTATCACCGCCAGTATGGCCGCCACTTCATGTCGGCGGTGCCGGCCAGCCTGATCGGGCCGGGCGACCGCTTCGACGCCGAGAACGGCCATGTGGGCGCCGCCCTGGTCATGAAGTTCCACGACGCCGTCCAGCGTGGCGCCGATACGGTGGAATTGTGGGGAACGGGAAGCCCGATCCGCGAATTCCTCTACGTGGACGATCTGGCCGACGCCTGCGTCTTCCTGATGAAGTCCCTGGGCGGCGGCGAGATCATCAATGTGGGCTCGGGCATCGAAGCCTCTATCCGCGAGTTGGCCGAACTCACCGCCCGCGTGGTGGGGTTCAAGGGCAAGCTGTCCTTCGACACCACCAAACCCGACGGCATGATGCGCAAGCTGGTGGATTCCACCCGCATCCGCGCCATGGGCTGGCAGGCCGCCACATCGCTGGAGGAGAGCATCCGGCGCGGCTATGAGTGGTATCTGGCCAATTCGAAGGCTTAA
- a CDS encoding nucleotidyltransferase family protein translates to MSSGAGLDGIDVVVLAGGLGTRLRGVLGDQRPKILAPVQGRPFLDLMVEWMAAAGAGRLVLSLGHLAQQVTVHLDRGRWPIPIVTEIEPEPLGTGGALRYVLPRLHGDPVMIINGDTWLDADLGAALAAHRRAGCAASLVCVRVPDGQRYGRIEVDAGGFVTRFLEKAPDPTPALINAGVCLLSAPALARLGQSTGPSFERDVLAELPRGWLRAHVCESARFIDIGTPESLDQAADVITPGRTS, encoded by the coding sequence ATGAGCTCCGGCGCGGGATTGGACGGCATCGACGTTGTGGTTCTGGCCGGCGGGCTGGGCACCCGCTTGCGCGGCGTGCTGGGCGACCAGCGGCCCAAGATCCTGGCTCCCGTCCAGGGCCGCCCTTTCCTCGACCTGATGGTGGAGTGGATGGCGGCGGCGGGGGCGGGGCGGCTGGTCCTGTCGCTGGGCCATCTGGCCCAGCAGGTGACCGTCCATCTCGACCGGGGCCGCTGGCCCATCCCCATCGTGACGGAGATCGAGCCCGAGCCCCTGGGCACCGGCGGTGCGCTACGCTACGTGCTGCCCCGCCTGCACGGCGATCCGGTGATGATCATCAATGGCGATACCTGGCTGGACGCCGATCTGGGCGCCGCCCTGGCGGCCCACCGCCGGGCCGGCTGCGCGGCCAGTCTGGTCTGCGTGCGGGTGCCCGACGGGCAGCGTTACGGGCGGATCGAGGTGGATGCCGGGGGATTTGTCACCCGCTTCCTGGAAAAGGCTCCCGATCCCACCCCGGCCCTGATCAACGCCGGGGTGTGCCTGTTGTCGGCGCCCGCTCTGGCCCGGCTGGGACAGAGCACGGGGCCGTCCTTCGAACGTGACGTCCTGGCCGAACTGCCGCGCGGCTGGCTGCGGGCGCATGTGTGCGAAAGTGCCCGCTTCATCGATATCGGCACCCCCGAAAGCCTGGATCAGGCCGCGGACGTCATCACACCGGGTAGAACGTCATGA